In the Deltaproteobacteria bacterium genome, ACGCCAACGCGGTCAAGGCCCGCGGCATGGTCGAAATGGCCAAGGGTGTCATGGAGGCCGAAGGCTGATAGGCTGACCATGGCCGCGGGCGTGCTCCTCGAGCCGGTGGAGGTGAACGACACCCTGGGCGTGCCGGCGGAGCTGGCGCGGAGCCCCGACACGTTCGCCCTGCGCGTGCGCGGCGATTCCCTGGTCGAGGAACAGATCCGGGACGGGGACCTGATCCTGGTCCAGTCCGTCCCCGCCGCGGGCGACGGCGACACGGTGTTGGCCGTGGTGCGGGGCGAGGCCACGGTCAAGCGGTTGCTCCGCGAGGACGGGAGAGTGCTGCTGCGTCCCGCCAACGAACGGCTGGAACCCATCGTGGCCGAGGAAGATGACGTGGAGATCCGCGGCGTGGTGATCGCGGTGATCCGGAAATACTAGTGTGGTGTCTGGTTAATTCGTGGGAGAAACCGTCGATGAACCGCTTGGCCAACGAGACGAGCCCGTATCTGCTGCAGCACGCCGGCAACCCGGTGGACTGGTACCCCTGGGGCGAGGAGGCTTTCGCCAAGGCGCGGGCGGAAGACAGGCCGATCCTCCTGAGCATCGGCTACTCGGCCTGCCACTGGTGCCACGTGATGGAGCACGAGTCGTTCGAGAACGCGGCCATCGCAGCGCTGATGAACGAGAACTTCGTCAGCATCAAGGTGGACCGGGAGGAGCGTCCCGACCTGGACGAGATCTACATGAACGCCGTGCAGATGCTGACGCGGCGAGGCGGCTGGCCCATGACGGTGTTCCTCACCCCCGAGGGGAAACCCTTCTTCGGCGGCACCTACTACCCGCCCGAGGACCGGCAGGGCATGCCCGGCTTCCCGCGCGTGCTTCAGGCGGTGGTGGAGGCATACCGGAACAAGCGCGAGGACGTGGCCCGGAACGTTGACCAGATCGTGACCGCGCTGGATCGCATGAGCGTGCTGAGCGAGACCGGTCAGGAGATGAGCGTCGAGGTGGTGACGCGCGGGGCCGAGGGCCTCACGTCCGCCTATGACGCCGCCCACGGCGGCTTCGGCCGTGCGCCCAAGTTCCCCAACGCCGGGGTCTACAACCTGTTCCTGCGGTCGTACCGGCTGTCGGGAAACGGGCGGTACCTGGAGATGATCACCGAGACGCTCCGGAAGGTCGCCGAGGGGGGCATGTACGATCAGCTCGGCGGCGGCTTTCACCGATACTCCGTGGACGACAAGTGGCTCGTGCCCCACTTCGAGAAGATGCTCTACGACAACGGCCAGCTCGCGCAGGTCTATGCCGAGGCGTACCGGATCACCGGGGACGGGTTTTTCAAGCGCATCGTCGAGGAGACGCTCGACTACGTGTTGCGGGAGATGATTCAGCCCGAGGGCGGGTTCTACTCGGCGCAGGACGCGGACAGCGAGGGGGAAGAAGGCAAGTTCTTCGTGTGGGGCCGGAGGGAAGTCCTGGAACTCCTGGGCAAGGAGCACGGCGACATCTTCTGCCGGTTCTACGATGTCACGGATCTGGGCAACTTCGAGGGCAACAACATCCTGCACCCCATCCTCACCGTCGAGCAGGCGGCCAAGTACTTCGGCAAGGACCAGCAAGAGATCGAAACGGTCCTGGCGGAATCCCGGGCGCGCCTTTTCGCGGAGCGGGAGAAGCGGGTCAAGCCCTTCCGGGACGAAAAGGTCATCACCTCCTGGAACGGCCTGATGCTGTCGGGCGTTGCCGCGGGATATGCCGTCACCGGCGACGCGCGGATCCGGGAAGCGGGCGCGAGGACCGTCGATTTCATCTTCACGCGCATGTTCGAAAACGGCCTGCTGCTCCACACCTACAAGGACGGGCAGGCCAAGCTGCTGGGCTATCTCGACGACTACGCCTTCCTCATCGCCGGCTTGCTGGACCTGTTCGAGGCGACTTTCGAGGATGAGTTGCTGGACCGGTCAAAGGCCCTGGCCCGCACCATGGTGGAGGAGTTCTGGGACGAGGAGAACGGCGGCTTCTTCTATACCGGCAAGTCCCACGAGCAGCTCATCAGCCGCACCAAGCCCGGGTTCGACAGTTCCATTCCGTCGGGCAACGCGGTGGCGGCGCTGGTGCTGC is a window encoding:
- a CDS encoding thioredoxin domain-containing protein, with the protein product MNRLANETSPYLLQHAGNPVDWYPWGEEAFAKARAEDRPILLSIGYSACHWCHVMEHESFENAAIAALMNENFVSIKVDREERPDLDEIYMNAVQMLTRRGGWPMTVFLTPEGKPFFGGTYYPPEDRQGMPGFPRVLQAVVEAYRNKREDVARNVDQIVTALDRMSVLSETGQEMSVEVVTRGAEGLTSAYDAAHGGFGRAPKFPNAGVYNLFLRSYRLSGNGRYLEMITETLRKVAEGGMYDQLGGGFHRYSVDDKWLVPHFEKMLYDNGQLAQVYAEAYRITGDGFFKRIVEETLDYVLREMIQPEGGFYSAQDADSEGEEGKFFVWGRREVLELLGKEHGDIFCRFYDVTDLGNFEGNNILHPILTVEQAAKYFGKDQQEIETVLAESRARLFAEREKRVKPFRDEKVITSWNGLMLSGVAAGYAVTGDARIREAGARTVDFIFTRMFENGLLLHTYKDGQAKLLGYLDDYAFLIAGLLDLFEATFEDELLDRSKALARTMVEEFWDEENGGFFYTGKSHEQLISRTKPGFDSSIPSGNAVAALVLLRLHHYTGEQDLVERAEKVLRLHYDAMAKEPFGLAHMLAALDFHLSMPAEIVMVAGKDDPDAHAIARRVQDSYLPNKTLRWVSPDARLAEISPLLEGKSQIDG
- a CDS encoding peptidase; protein product: MAAGVLLEPVEVNDTLGVPAELARSPDTFALRVRGDSLVEEQIRDGDLILVQSVPAAGDGDTVLAVVRGEATVKRLLREDGRVLLRPANERLEPIVAEEDDVEIRGVVIAVIRKY